The following are encoded in a window of Thunnus albacares chromosome 17, fThuAlb1.1, whole genome shotgun sequence genomic DNA:
- the soul5 gene encoding heme-binding protein 2 — translation MIYISGLVGFLLLLTAEARVGNSSQLQFCTETQQCLLFDLVCETADYEVRHYDSVKWVSTDETSFFMEIAAMRAFKRLYRYITGANDNAKTIEMTAPVVVKMTDKKFWEMGVYTMSFLLPVEHQMNPPQPTDDKVYIQKTPDVKMYVRSYGGWMTSMADSKKASSLSSALNSVGAEYKRGFHYAVGYNSPMTMFNRHNEVWFVAEDDPVCYSSEELESSIFS, via the exons at GATTTATATTTCAGGGCTTGTTGGCTTTCTGCTGTTGCTAACAGCTGAGGCCAGAGTTGG AAACTCCTCTCAGTTGCAGTTCTGTACTGAGACAcaacagtgtttgttgtttgatcTCGTTTGTGAGACTGCAGACTATGAG GTCCGTCACTATGACTCCGTGAAATGGGTTTCAACTGACGAGACATCCTTCTTCATGGAGATAGCAGCAATGAGAGCCTTCAAAAGACTGTATCGTTACATCACTGGTGCCAACGacaatg CAAAAACGATTGAAATGACAGCTCCTGTTGTTGTGAAAATGACTGACAAGAAATTCTGGGAAATGGGTGTCTACACGATGAGTTTCTTGTTGCCAGTTGAACATCAGATGAATCCCCCCCAACCTACTGATGATAAG GTGTATATCCAGAAGACGCCAGATGTGAAGATGTATGTGCGGAGCTACGGAGGATGGATGACATCCATGGCTGACAGTAAAAAAGCTAGTAGTCTCTCCTCTGCCCTCAACTCAGTTGGTGCAGAATACAAAAGAGGCTTCCACTATGCTGTTGGATATAACAG TCCAATGACGATGTTCAACAGGCATAATGAGGTCTGGTTTGTCGCAGAGGATGACCCAGTGTGTTACAGCAGCGAGGAATTGGAGTCTTCTATTTTCTCTTGA